GATGGCCCTTCCCATGCACCAGAAACCGGACAGGCCTTCTCCTGTTCGCGGGCCACGGCCACGGGGATGTGCTCGCTTCCAACCATCTTGTTATTGGTGGGATCGAACCCGTGCCAGCCAGCTCCCGGTATGTAGATCTCCGTCCAGGCATGCGAGGCACCGTGCTGGCCTTCGTTCATCTGGATGTATCCCGTGACAAATCGCGCGCCAAAACCCCAATATCGCGCGGCTTCCATCATCAGCACCGCGAAGTCCCGGCACGATCCACTGCCTAGCGAGAGCGTCTCGCAGGGCGGCTGGGTGCCATGCTCCTCGCGGTTCAAGTATTTGAATGATTTGTAGATATGCGTGTTGAGCAGGCCGAGAAGATCGAAGGTCTCGGTTACCTCGCCGCTGCCATGCCGGTACAGCTCCTCCAGCCAATCATGCAGCCTCGCTCCGTCGTAGGGATAGCTGGGGAGGCGATACTGGATCAGTTCGATCTGTTCTTCGGGCGCATACTGGAACGGGAAAAGGCGGGCGTATGGTTCGATGAGGCATTCGATGGGGCTGTCGCGGAGGTAGTCGATTTCCGCTTCGCCCAAGATGCTTAACTTGCTGGCCGGTTCCGCGAAGGTCAGGACGGCGATGGAGTTGTTGTAGATGTCGCGCAGCCAGCGCACCGTCGCCTCCGGCTCAACTTCGAGACGTCCGTCGACGATACGGATATCGTGCCCCTCGCGCGGGCGCATCATGATGCGATGCGGCCCGAACGAGACCGGTTCGTTGTAGAAATACTCGGTCTTATGGGCGATCTTGAGACGTTTCACGACATGCCGTCCTTTGTCTCCGGCCTGGCGTCCACAACCCCACCTATAGGTTCATCACCCCAACACCTGGGCTCGAAGCTTGGTGAACTCTTCGGCATTGATCACGCCGGATGCCTTGAGCTTTTCCAGCTTCTCCAACTCGTCCGCCCGGCTGTAGCCGACAAAGTCGCGCAATTCAGCGCGCGCCTGGCTTCGCTGAAGGTTGTTGCGCTCCGCCATGCCGCCCGATTGAGTGAGTAAATAGATGAACACGCCCAGGAATGGCGTCACGAATAACAGGATGACCCACAGAACCTTCTTGAACCCGCCTGCATCGTTCCGACGGATAAGGTCACCGATCACCGTAATCAGCAGCCAGAACCACATCACGAATGCAAAGATGATCGTGACACTTACAAGGAACGACCAGAGATTTTGCCACATCAGACTATCCCTTCGACTGATTTGACACTCAATATCGCGCGCCGCTCCGACTTATCATCGGTATAAACCCGAACGAGAGGCAGAGTTATGTCGGAGCCAATGCTCCAGCGGAAAACGAACTGACCCGCGAAAGGGAATTGAAGGCAGGGGCTACAGTTCGATCGACGTCCGCTTTTCAACCAAAAGCGGACTGTCAGGTCACTCGACCTCGAACAAATCCGCGAGCTGCTCGATGATCGTTCCGCCGAGCTGTTCGACGTCCATGATCGTCACGGCACGCTTGTAGTAGCGGGTCACGTCATGCCCGATGCCGACGGCCACCAGTTGAACGGGCGACTGCTTCTCGATCCAGTCGATGACCTTGCGCAGGTGCGTTTCGAGATACCCCGCCGAGTTCACGCTCAGCGTTGAATCGTCCACCGGTGCGCCGTCGGAGATGACCATCAGGATGCGGCGGTCCTCGGTCCGGGCGAGCAAGCGGTTGTGCGCCCAGATCAGCGCTTCGCCGTCGATGTTCTCCTTGAGCAGCCCTTCGCGCATCATCAGGCCGAGGCTCTTGCGCGCGCGGCGCATGGGCTCGTCGGCCTTCTTGTAGATGATGTGGCGCAAGTCGTTGAGGCGGCCGGGCGTGGCGGGCTTGCCGGAGTTGAGCCACTTCTCGCGGCACTGCCCACCCTTCCACGCGCGAGTGGTGAAGCCGAGGATCTCTACCTTCACCCCGCAGCGTTCGAGCGTGCGGGCCATGATGTCGGCGCTGATTGCGGCGATCGAGATCGGCCGCCCGCGCATCGAGCCCGAGTTGTCGATCAGCAGCGTTACGACGGTGTCCTTGAACTCCTGCTCTCGCTCGATCTTGTAGCTCAGCGAATGGCCGGGGCTGACGACCACGCGGGCGAGCCGGGCGGCGTCGAGCAGACCTTCCTCCTGGTCGAAGTCCCAGCTGCGGTTCTGCTGCGCCATGAGGCGCCGCTGGAGCCGGTTGGCTAGTCGAGTGACCACGCCTTGAAGCCCGGTCAGCTGGCTGTCGAGGTAGGCGCGCAGACGGTCGAGCTCTTCGAAGTCGCACAGCTCAGTCGCTTCGACGACCTCGTCGAACTCTTCGGTGAATACCTTGTAATCGAAAGTCTCGGGCAGGTCGGTCCACGGGCGGTTGGGGCGGACGGGCATCATGCCCTCCTCGCCCTCTTCGCCGGGCTCCCCTTCCCTCATTTCCTGCTCGGTCTCGACCTCCTGCTCGGCGTCCTCGTCGCCTTCACCCTCGCTGCTCTCGCCGGCGACCTGCTCCTGGCGCATCTCGGTGCCGCCGTCGTCGTTGTCGTCCTCGCCGTCTTCGTCTTCGGAGCCCTGGTCCTCACCCGATTCATCCTCGCCGGAATCATCGAGCGGTTCGGCTTCGACCAGTTGCAAGTGACGGAGCATGTCGAGCGAGAGTGACTGGAAAGCCTGCTGGTCGTCGATCGACAGGGCCAGGCGCTCGAAATCGTCGCCCGTGCGGCTCTCGACATATTCGCGCACCATCTCGACCCCAGCCTGTGCGGCTTGCGGGATCGGCTGGCCAGTCAGCTGTTCGCGCAGCATCAGCGCAAGCGCGGTCTGCAGCGGAACTTCGTCGGCCTTGGTCGCACGGGTGATCGGATCGGTCCGCACGCGCAGCTCGTTCGCGGCGGCGAGGTTCTCGCGCATGCCGGCGTAGTTGTTCTCGCCGAGCGCCTCGTAGCGGACACGCTCAATCGCATCGTAGCAGGCGCGCGCTGCGGGCTCGGCCGGCATCGAGCGGCGATGGACCGCCTCGTTATGGAAACGCAGCTTGAGCGCGAAGCTGTCGGTCACACCGCGCGCTTCCTGCGCCTGATCGCGCGGCAAGGTGCGACCCGGCATCGGTACTCGCAGCGACTTGCCCTGGATGCCCGGGGTGTCGGCCGTCCAGCTGACTTCGGCCTCCGCATCGTGCCCGATGGCGCGGGCCGCGCCGGTCAGCGCCTGCTTAAAGCGATCGAGAGGAGATTCTTCGGCCATCGGAATGCGATCGATCAGTAAAAATGTGTCTCTGCTAGCGAGTTGGGCGGTATAGGCGCCACCATGCTGCGCACAACCGCCTTTTCGGTTTTGACCCTCACCACCGCTGGAATCGCAACGAGCGCCCAGGCGGCTGACGAGGACACGCAGCTTTGGCTGTCGCAATCATTCCAGGTTCCGCTGGTCGAACACCAAGTCACCGGCACGCTCGACCTCTCGCAACGCGTCCGCGAAAGCGGCAACCAGCTGCTAACGCGGGGCATGGCGGAATTGAGGTTGTCTGAGGACGCCGTCGTCGGAGGGGGCGCGGCTTATGTCGAAACCTTCGACAGCCCGGACGAATTCCGACCGCATCAGCAACTCACGCTCACCTCTGGGATGTGGTCCTTCAGGACGCGCGTAGAGGAACGGTTTTTCGAAGGCGCGGACCGGATGGAGCTGCGCTTGCGGCAGAAGATCACGGCGACCTGGCCCCTGGCGAAGGAGCTCAAGGGCTCGCTCGCCGGCGAACTGCTCTACACCGCCCGAGCGCAGACCGTCGGCGACGATCCTCACATAGACCAGTGGCGCGCCACGGGGGCGCTGACCTACAAGCTCTCGCCGAAGGTCGAAGGAACCGTGGGCTATCTCATGATCCTGTCTCCGCGCGATGGGGCAGAGGACAAGCTCAGCCACGTCGCGCAGGTCTCGCTGACCTACAAGGGTTAGGGCAGAGCGCCACCGCCGAACGCCTCCATCAGCACCCGGTCGCGCGTGGCGGCAGGGTCGGCGCGGATAGCCGCTTCCTCGCGGCCGATCTCGGTCCAGATCACTTCCTCCACGGCACCGGCAAAGCCGCGCGCCACGCCACCCAAGTCGACGCCGGTAAGGCCGACCAGGAGTTCGCGAACGAGCGGGTCCTCGGCAACTTGCAGCGCCTGACCCACCTCGGGCACCAGCGCATTGAGCAACTGAGTGCCCATCTCCTGCCGCAGGAACGTCGTCGCCGCAGTCGGTCCACCTCTGATCAGCGCTACTGCGTTGGCGTATCCCACCGTCCGCACGGCATCGGCCACGACTGGGGCAACGCGATAGGAGGCGTCGATCGCGATATCGGCCGCCACTTGCTCCAACCGGCTCTTGAACAAGGTCGAGGTGAGGATGTTTGTGAGCACCGAGCCACGGTTGCCGAAATACCCGTCGAGCCCGACCTGCGTGACCTGCCTGTCCCAATAACCGCCTGGTTCGGTCAGCCGCACAAACGCCCGTTCGCTTGCCTGCACGAGCAAGCGCCGGATGGCCTCTTCGTAGCTGAAGGCCGGGTAAGTGGCGCAGCCCGGCAGCGCCAGGACAGCAACAGCGGCGAGCGAGCCGCCAATAAGCGCTCGACGGCGCACGGAAATCTCTTCGGGGATCATTTCGGGCATTTTTGCGACCTCTCTTCTTGCCGCCCCCTGCGTGCGACGCCCATATGCCGCCGTGAACATGAACCGCGCTCGACTGCTCATCTTCAACGCTGCGCTAGGCCCGCTCGACTACCGTGTCCCCGATGGGATGGAGGTGGCGCCGGGCTCGGTTGTCGTCGCCCCGCTCGGGCCGCGGCAGATCGTGGGCATCGTGTGGGAGGAAGATCGCCTACCGACGCAGTCGGTTCCCGATTCAAAGCTGCGTCCCCTGCTGGCCGTTCTGCCGGTGCCGCCATTGAAGGCGGAGCTTCGCCGGCTGCTTGAATGGACTGCCGATTACTACTGCGCCTCGCTGGCGTCGGTGGCGAGGATGGTGCTTTCGAGCGGGGGCGCCCTGCGTGGCCCCTCGACGACGATTGAGTATCGGCTGAGCGGCGGGATGCCCGAGCGGCTGACCCCGCAACGCCTGGCCGCGATCGAGGCGCTGGAAGGCGAGCAGGCGACGATCCGCGAACTCTCGGGCATCGCGGGTGTCAGCGACGGTGTGTTGCGCGGCCTCGTCAACCAGGGCGTGCTCGAACCCATCGAGGTCGATTGCGATCGACCTTATCCGCCGGTCGATCCCAGCTTTGCCGAGCCCGAGTTATCGCCGGACCAGCAGGAAGTCGCCGACCGTTTCGTGGCTTCGGTGGAGGAGCGCAAGTTCGCTCCCTTCCTGCTCGACGGGGTGACGGGATCGGGCAAGACCGAAACCTACTTCGAAGCCATCGCGCAAAGTCTCAGGGATGGGCAGCAAACGCTTGTCCTGCTTCCCGAAATTGCCCTGACCGAAGCGTTCCTGCGTCGCTTCGAAGACCGCTTCGGCGCGCCGCCTGTCGTATGGCATTCCTCGCTCAAATCGACCGAACGGCGGCGGGCCTGGCGCGCCATTTCAGCGGGGACCGCGCAAGTCGTGGTAGGTGCTCGGTCGGCGCTGTTTCTGCCTTATGCCAAGCTCGGCCTCGTCGTGGTCGACGAAGCGCATGAGGTCAGCTTCAAGCAAGACGACGGCGTACGCTACAATGCCCGTGACGTGGCTGTCATGCGCGCCCGGTTCGAGGGTATTCCGGTAATCCTCGCCAGTGCCACACCAGCGCTCGAGAGCCTGCAGATGGCCCAGAGCGGGATCTACGAAAAGCTGGTCCTCCCTGCCCGCTTTGGTGGCGCCGAACTCCCTTCGATCGACACGATCAACCTGACCGAAGAGAAGCCCGAGCGCGGGCGCTGGCTCTCGCCCCGATTGGTCGCAGCGCTCAAGGATCGGCTCGCGAAGGGCGAACAGTCGCTGCTGTTCCTCAACCGCCGCGGCTACGCGCCGCTGACGCTGTGCCGCCATTGCGGCTTCCGCTTCCAATGCCCCAACTGTAGCGCCTGGTTGGTCGAGCACCGCCTCAGCCGCCGCCTCGCCTGCCACCATTGCGGGCATGAGACGGTTCCGCCCGAAAACTGCCCCGAATGCGGCGAGCCCGATTGCTTGGTCGCCTGCGGCCCCGGCGTCGAGCGCATCGCGCATGAGGTCGAGGAGATCCTGCCTGAGGCGCGACTGGCGATCGTCACATCCGACACGCTGAACTCGCCAGAGAAAGCCGCGCAGTTCATCGCTCAGGCAGAGGCGGGAGAGATCGACGTGATCGTCGGCACCCAGCTCGTAACCAAGGGCTTCCACTTCCCCGAGCTAACCTTGGTCGGCGTGGTCGATGCCGACCTGGGCCTCGAAGGCGGAGACTTGCGCGCGGCCGAGCGGACCTATCAGCAAGTCGCGCAAGTCGCGGGCCGTGCCGGACGCGGCGCGAAGGCGGGCGAGGTCTTCATCCAGACCCGACATCCCGAGGCCACAGTCATCGCTGCTCTGGCTGCAGGCGACCGCGACGCCTTCTACGAAGCCGAGACCGAAGCTCGACGCCACGCTGGTGCCCCACCGTTCGGCCGCTGGGCGGCGATCATTGTGTCGTCGGAAGATGAAGCCGAAGCGCGCGAGGCGGCGAACCGCATCGGGGCGACCCGTCCGAACCTCGAAGACGTGATGATCCTCGGCCCGGCACCGGCCCCGCTTTCGATGCTGCGCGGACGCTACCGCTATCGCCTGCTGCTCAACGCCCGTCGCAGCGCCGAAGTGCAGCAAGTCATCCGCGATTGGCTTGGCGCCCTGTCGTTTCCGCAAGGTGTCCGCGTCGCGGTCGACATCGACCCCTACAGTTTCGTGTAGAGCCCCCTTGCTTCCTCGGTCACGCGCGCCATCGCCCAGTACCAGGGAAACGGGCCCCAACTGATACGGGCCACGCCAGCCGCGGCAGTGGCGGCGATGTCTGTCATGTCCCGCTTGATCACATTCACCGGCAGCGGCGAGGCCGCGCAGATCTCTGCAATAAGGTCGAGGTCGCTCACGCCCGGCACGAAGAAGCTGTGCGCCCCTGCTCCGGCGAAAGCATGGGCTCGCTCGAGTGCTTCGCCCAGCAGCGAGCGATCGTTCGCGTTTTCGCCGGCGATCAGCTTCTTGAGGAACAAGTCGGTGCGCGCGTTGACCCAAAGCCCGCTTTCAACGATCGCGGAGACACGGCGAGCCTGCTCCTCAATCGGATGGAGCCCCTCACCGCCAATAACCTGATCTTCGAAGTTGCAGCCGACCGCGCCAGCCTCGACCAGGAGGCGTGCGTGTTCGGCCAGATGCGCCGGATCGGCCGCAAAGCCGCCCTCGAAGTCGACAGAGACCGGAACCTCGACCGCCGAGGTGATCCGGCGAACACTATCGAGCAGCAGGTTGAGCGGAATACCCTCCCCGTCGGGAAAGCCCTGGGCCTCTGCCAACGAATGGCTGCCCGTAGCGAGCGCCGGTGCACCGGCGGCCACCACCGCCTTCGCGCTGCCGACGTCCCAGATGTTATAGAGCAGGACCGGATCACCGGGCCGGTGCAGGGCCGCAAAAGCTTCGCGCAGTGCATTCATGCCTGTTTCTCCCGCTCCAGCAGAGCCCGCTTGATGTCGAGCCCATAAGCGTAACCGCCCAATGACCCGTCCGAGCGGACCACGCAATGGCACGGAATGAGAACTGCCACGTGGTTTGCACCGTTGGCCGAACCGGCGGCCCGCACGGCCTTGGGATTGCCCGCAGCTGCGGCGATCTCGGTATAGGAGCGAGTCTCGCCTGGCGGGATCTTGCGCAGTTCTTGCCACACCCGTTGCTGGAACGCGGTTCCCGATACATCAACCGGGATGTCACGCCCGGAGGCCGGATCATCGACCGCCGCGACCACTCGGCCGACCAGCGCGGCGAAATCCGCTCCGCCCTCTGCCAGCTCGGCGTTCGGAAACAGTTGCTCCAGCTCCTCGCGCCCTCGTCCGAAGGACAGCCGGCACACGCCCTTGTCGGTCGCGGCCACCAGCATCGGCCCGAGGCTGGTCTCAACCACCGTCCAATTGATCGTCATTCCCGCACCACCGCGGGCCCACGCTGAAGGCTTCATGCCCAACTTTCCTTCCATCGAATCGTAGAACCGGCTCGGGCTCTCGAACCCGGCCTCGTAGATCGCCTCGGTCACAGAGCCCGAAGCGCTCAGCGCCTCGCGCGCCCGCTCTTCGCGCAAGGCGCGCCCATAAGAGGCAGGCGACAGGCCGGTGTCCCGAGTGAAGATGCGCTGTAGATGGCTCGGCGAGTAACCGACCGCGTCCGCCAGATCGCTCAACGACAGCGATTCTTCTGCCGATCGCAGCAGAGCAATGGCTCGCTCGATCGCCGCCCGGTCGCGCGCTACTGCATCCGGCTCGCACCGCTTGCAGGCGCGAAAACCGGCAGACTCGGCCATGGCGTTGCTGTCGTAGAACTTGGTGTTCTCTGGCCGTGGGCGCCGGGCCGGGCAGCTTGGGCGGCAGTAGATGCCGGTGCTGGTCACGGCGACCACGAAGCGGCCATCCCAGCCCCGGTCGCGCGCCGCGAAGGCCGCTTTCATCCGCTCTAGCGTCACAGGATCCTCAATCATCATGCCCTGCAAAATAGGCGATCAGACGTCGATTGCTTCCCGAATCTTGCGCTCAAAGCAGATGACGGCAAGAAGGCGCGCATGGCGGAGGGTAAAGTGCGACTTCACGGCATGATGAAATGGCTCGCGCGGCTGCTGCCGGTGCTGGGCCTGATCCTGCTCGTTCCCTCGGCGGCGCAGGCCGACCCGGAAGACATCAGCGCCGCGGCGCGCGGCGTAGTGCGAATCGTCATCGTCGAACAGGACGGGGACCAGATCGTCCCGGTCTCCCACGGCACTGGTTTTGCGGTCGGCCCCGAGATGATCGTGACCAACGCCCACGTCGTTGCCGAAGCCCGTTCCGACGACAACCTTTCGATCGGCATCGTCCCGTCCGACGGCACGACCGCGGTCTATGCCCGGATCGTAGCGGTGAGCCCGCGCAACGACCTCGCCCTGCTCGCCACGACCCAACCGATGCGGCTGCCCCCGCTGACGATCTCCGGCAATCCGTCGACCGAGAGCGGCAACGTCACCGCTGTCGGCTACCCAATGAACGTCGACCGCGCGCAGGGCCTGTCCTCGCAAGATATCTTCCGCGCCCAGCCTCCGGTGAAGAGTACTGGCAACCTGGCAGGACGGCGGCCGACGCGCGAATTCGATTCGCTGCTCCACACCGCCCCTATCGCCCGCGGATCCAGTGGCGGGCCCCTCCTCGACGATTGCGGCCGTGTCATCGGCGTGAACAGCTTCGGAGCCGAAAGCGGCGGCGCGGACGCGGAGTTCTTCTTCGCCGTCTCGACGCGCGAGCTGCTGCCCTTCCTGCGTGCCAACAACGTGACGCCACAGGTCAACGGCATGCCCTGCCGCTCAATCGCCGACTTCGAGGATGCCGAGCGCCAGCGCGCTGAGCAGCAGCGCCAGGCAGCCCAGGCAGAGGCCGCCACCAAGGAGCAAGCGCTCGCCCGCCGTCAGGCCGAATTGCGCCGCGAGATCGAGTTCAACCTGTTCGACGAGCGCGACAACGGCCTTGCGCTCTCGATGACCATGCTCATTTGCGCTCTGGGTGCCGCGGGTCTCGCGATTCACGCCCACCATGTCGGGCTCAAGCACAATGCCGAGATCGGGTTCGGCCTCGCCGCCGTAGCCGTGGTCGGCGCGGCTATCGCATGGATCGGAAGACCGGGCTTCGATGAGATCAAGGGCCGGCTCGAAGAGCGGCTGCGAACCGAGATGGAGGCAGAGGAGAAGCGTGGTCCGATGGTCGCCCCCACCGCCGGTAACATGATTTGTGCGCTCGTCCCTGAGCGGAGCCGCATAACCGGAGCCGCCGAGCCGAACGTCCCGTTCAATTGGTCGCCCGACGGCTGCGTGAACGGCCGCACGCAATATGGGTTCTCCAGCGGAACTTG
Above is a genomic segment from Altererythrobacter sp. Root672 containing:
- a CDS encoding bifunctional transcriptional activator/DNA repair enzyme AdaA, which gives rise to MIEDPVTLERMKAAFAARDRGWDGRFVVAVTSTGIYCRPSCPARRPRPENTKFYDSNAMAESAGFRACKRCEPDAVARDRAAIERAIALLRSAEESLSLSDLADAVGYSPSHLQRIFTRDTGLSPASYGRALREERAREALSASGSVTEAIYEAGFESPSRFYDSMEGKLGMKPSAWARGGAGMTINWTVVETSLGPMLVAATDKGVCRLSFGRGREELEQLFPNAELAEGGADFAALVGRVVAAVDDPASGRDIPVDVSGTAFQQRVWQELRKIPPGETRSYTEIAAAAGNPKAVRAAGSANGANHVAVLIPCHCVVRSDGSLGGYAYGLDIKRALLEREKQA
- a CDS encoding DUF2490 domain-containing protein, with translation MLRTTAFSVLTLTTAGIATSAQAADEDTQLWLSQSFQVPLVEHQVTGTLDLSQRVRESGNQLLTRGMAELRLSEDAVVGGGAAYVETFDSPDEFRPHQQLTLTSGMWSFRTRVEERFFEGADRMELRLRQKITATWPLAKELKGSLAGELLYTARAQTVGDDPHIDQWRATGALTYKLSPKVEGTVGYLMILSPRDGAEDKLSHVAQVSLTYKG
- the cobT gene encoding cobaltochelatase subunit CobT; translated protein: MAEESPLDRFKQALTGAARAIGHDAEAEVSWTADTPGIQGKSLRVPMPGRTLPRDQAQEARGVTDSFALKLRFHNEAVHRRSMPAEPAARACYDAIERVRYEALGENNYAGMRENLAAANELRVRTDPITRATKADEVPLQTALALMLREQLTGQPIPQAAQAGVEMVREYVESRTGDDFERLALSIDDQQAFQSLSLDMLRHLQLVEAEPLDDSGEDESGEDQGSEDEDGEDDNDDGGTEMRQEQVAGESSEGEGDEDAEQEVETEQEMREGEPGEEGEEGMMPVRPNRPWTDLPETFDYKVFTEEFDEVVEATELCDFEELDRLRAYLDSQLTGLQGVVTRLANRLQRRLMAQQNRSWDFDQEEGLLDAARLARVVVSPGHSLSYKIEREQEFKDTVVTLLIDNSGSMRGRPISIAAISADIMARTLERCGVKVEILGFTTRAWKGGQCREKWLNSGKPATPGRLNDLRHIIYKKADEPMRRARKSLGLMMREGLLKENIDGEALIWAHNRLLARTEDRRILMVISDGAPVDDSTLSVNSAGYLETHLRKVIDWIEKQSPVQLVAVGIGHDVTRYYKRAVTIMDVEQLGGTIIEQLADLFEVE
- a CDS encoding S1 family peptidase codes for the protein MAEGKVRLHGMMKWLARLLPVLGLILLVPSAAQADPEDISAAARGVVRIVIVEQDGDQIVPVSHGTGFAVGPEMIVTNAHVVAEARSDDNLSIGIVPSDGTTAVYARIVAVSPRNDLALLATTQPMRLPPLTISGNPSTESGNVTAVGYPMNVDRAQGLSSQDIFRAQPPVKSTGNLAGRRPTREFDSLLHTAPIARGSSGGPLLDDCGRVIGVNSFGAESGGADAEFFFAVSTRELLPFLRANNVTPQVNGMPCRSIADFEDAERQRAEQQRQAAQAEAATKEQALARRQAELRREIEFNLFDERDNGLALSMTMLICALGAAGLAIHAHHVGLKHNAEIGFGLAAVAVVGAAIAWIGRPGFDEIKGRLEERLRTEMEAEEKRGPMVAPTAGNMICALVPERSRITGAAEPNVPFNWSPDGCVNGRTQYGFSSGTWSRVLVPQDEESVSVNTFDPASKEYRMERYLLDRETMERIRTARAEFQAPACGAGQEAAGEYGAMQSGILALLPERPNERLVYTCAKAS
- a CDS encoding transglutaminase family protein — its product is MKRLKIAHKTEYFYNEPVSFGPHRIMMRPREGHDIRIVDGRLEVEPEATVRWLRDIYNNSIAVLTFAEPASKLSILGEAEIDYLRDSPIECLIEPYARLFPFQYAPEEQIELIQYRLPSYPYDGARLHDWLEELYRHGSGEVTETFDLLGLLNTHIYKSFKYLNREEHGTQPPCETLSLGSGSCRDFAVLMMEAARYWGFGARFVTGYIQMNEGQHGASHAWTEIYIPGAGWHGFDPTNNKMVGSEHIPVAVAREQEKACPVSGAWEGPSNAFDRMVVSVHTSAL
- a CDS encoding SHOCT domain-containing protein; protein product: MWQNLWSFLVSVTIIFAFVMWFWLLITVIGDLIRRNDAGGFKKVLWVILLFVTPFLGVFIYLLTQSGGMAERNNLQRSQARAELRDFVGYSRADELEKLEKLKASGVINAEEFTKLRAQVLG
- a CDS encoding DUF4197 domain-containing protein, with the translated sequence MPEMIPEEISVRRRALIGGSLAAVAVLALPGCATYPAFSYEEAIRRLLVQASERAFVRLTEPGGYWDRQVTQVGLDGYFGNRGSVLTNILTSTLFKSRLEQVAADIAIDASYRVAPVVADAVRTVGYANAVALIRGGPTAATTFLRQEMGTQLLNALVPEVGQALQVAEDPLVRELLVGLTGVDLGGVARGFAGAVEEVIWTEIGREEAAIRADPAATRDRVLMEAFGGGALP
- a CDS encoding isocitrate lyase/PEP mutase family protein, with protein sequence MNALREAFAALHRPGDPVLLYNIWDVGSAKAVVAAGAPALATGSHSLAEAQGFPDGEGIPLNLLLDSVRRITSAVEVPVSVDFEGGFAADPAHLAEHARLLVEAGAVGCNFEDQVIGGEGLHPIEEQARRVSAIVESGLWVNARTDLFLKKLIAGENANDRSLLGEALERAHAFAGAGAHSFFVPGVSDLDLIAEICAASPLPVNVIKRDMTDIAATAAAGVARISWGPFPWYWAMARVTEEARGLYTKL
- a CDS encoding primosomal protein N', yielding MNRARLLIFNAALGPLDYRVPDGMEVAPGSVVVAPLGPRQIVGIVWEEDRLPTQSVPDSKLRPLLAVLPVPPLKAELRRLLEWTADYYCASLASVARMVLSSGGALRGPSTTIEYRLSGGMPERLTPQRLAAIEALEGEQATIRELSGIAGVSDGVLRGLVNQGVLEPIEVDCDRPYPPVDPSFAEPELSPDQQEVADRFVASVEERKFAPFLLDGVTGSGKTETYFEAIAQSLRDGQQTLVLLPEIALTEAFLRRFEDRFGAPPVVWHSSLKSTERRRAWRAISAGTAQVVVGARSALFLPYAKLGLVVVDEAHEVSFKQDDGVRYNARDVAVMRARFEGIPVILASATPALESLQMAQSGIYEKLVLPARFGGAELPSIDTINLTEEKPERGRWLSPRLVAALKDRLAKGEQSLLFLNRRGYAPLTLCRHCGFRFQCPNCSAWLVEHRLSRRLACHHCGHETVPPENCPECGEPDCLVACGPGVERIAHEVEEILPEARLAIVTSDTLNSPEKAAQFIAQAEAGEIDVIVGTQLVTKGFHFPELTLVGVVDADLGLEGGDLRAAERTYQQVAQVAGRAGRGAKAGEVFIQTRHPEATVIAALAAGDRDAFYEAETEARRHAGAPPFGRWAAIIVSSEDEAEAREAANRIGATRPNLEDVMILGPAPAPLSMLRGRYRYRLLLNARRSAEVQQVIRDWLGALSFPQGVRVAVDIDPYSFV